Proteins encoded in a region of the Ursus arctos isolate Adak ecotype North America unplaced genomic scaffold, UrsArc2.0 scaffold_2, whole genome shotgun sequence genome:
- the ELN gene encoding elastin isoform X1 yields the protein MAGLRAAALRPGVLLLLLSITHPSQPGGVPGAVPGGVPGGVFYPGAGLGGLGGGALGPGGKPPKPGAGLLGAFGPGLGAFPAGTFPGALVPGGAAGAAAAYKAAKAGAGLGGVGGVGGVGGIGGVGGLGVSTGAVVPQAGAGVGVGAGAKPGKVPGVGLPGVYPGGVLPGTGARFPGVGVLPGVPTGTGVKAKTPGGGGAFAGIPGVGPFGGQQPGVPLGYPIKAPKLPGGYGLPYSTGKLPFGYGPGGVAGAGGKAGYPTGTGVGSQAAAAAAAAKAAKYGAGGAGVLPGVGGGGIPGAIPGIGGIAGAGAPAAAAKAAAKAAKYGAAGGLVPGGPGFGPGVIGVPGVGVPGVGVPGVGVPGVGVPGVGVPGVGVPGVGVPGVGVPGVGVPGVGVPGVGVPGAVSPAAAAKAAAKAAKYGARAGVGVGGIPTYGVGAGGFPGYGIGAGAVPGAALSPAAQAAAAAQAAAAAKAAKFGAGGAGALGGLVPGVGDGVAGVPGTGVVPGAGIPAAAAAKAAAKAAQFGLGPGIGVGPGVGPGVGPGIGPGIGIVPGAVTGVGAPAAAKAAAKAAAKAQFRAAAGLPAGVPGLGVGAGVPGFGVGAGVPGFGVGAGVPGFGAGAVPGTLAAAKAAKYGAGGVGALGGVGVPGGVAGVGPDASAAAAKAAAKAAQFGLGGAGALGAGGLGVGGLGAAGAIPGVGGFGGVPPAAAAKAAKFGVAARPGFGLSPIFPGAGAGGLGIGGKPPKPYGGALGALGFQGGACLGKSCGRKRK from the exons ATGGCGGGTCTGAGAGCTGCAGCCCTGCGGCCCGGAGTCCTTCTGCTCCTGCTGTCCATCACCCACCCCTCGCAGCCTGGAG GGGTCCCAGGGGCTGTTCCTGGTGGAGTTCCCGGAGGTGTCTTTTACCCAG GTGCTGGTCTCGGAGGTCTGGGAGGAGGAG ctCTGGGGCCTGGAGGCAAACCGCCCAAGCCAG GGGCTGGACTCCTGGGAGCGTTCGGGCCAG GGCTCGGGGCCTTTCCTGCAGGCACCTTCCCGGGGGCTCTGGTGCCCGGTGGAGCAGCGGGGGCCGCTGCGGCCTATAAAGCTGCCAAGGCTG GTGCTGGGCTTGGTGGCGTCGGTGGCGTCGGCGGGGTCGGCGGCATTGGTGGCGTCGGTGGCTTAGGAGTGTCTACAG GCGCGGTGGTGCCTCAGGCTGGAGCCGGAGTTGGAGTCGGAGCCGGAGCGAAGCCTGGGAAAGTGCCCG GTGTGGGGCTGCCAGGTGTCTATCCAGGAGGAGTGCTCCCAGGAACAG GAGCTCGGTTCCCAGGTGTGGGGGTGCTCCCCGGGGTTCCCACCGGAACCGGAGTCAAGGCCAAGACCCCAG GTGGAGGCGGAGCTTTTGCTGGAATCCCAG GAGTTGGACCCTTTGGGGGCCAGCAGCCTGGCGTCCCGCTGGGGTACCCCATCAAGGCACCCAAACTGCCAG GTGGCTATGGACTGCCCTACAGCACTGGGAAACTGCCGTTCG GCTATGGGCCCGGAGGAGTGGCTGGTGCCGGAGGCAAGGCTGGGTACCCCACGGGGACAG gagtTGGTTCCCaggctgcagcagcagcagcagcggctaAAGCAGCAAAGTATG GTGCCGGAGGAGCCGGGGTTCTCCCTGGTGTTGGAGGCGGCGGCATTCCCGGCGCAATTCCTGGGATTGGAGGCATCGCAG GTGCAGGGGCACCAGCTGCTGCAGCAAAGGCCGCCGCGAAGGCAGCTAAGTACG GAGCTGCTGGAGGCTTGGTGCCCGGTGGGCCAGGCTTTGGCCCGGGAGTCATAGGTGTCCCAGGAGTTGGAGTCCCAGGTGTTGGAGTCCCAGGAGTTGGAGTCCCAGGTGTTGGAGTCCCAGGTGTTGGGGTCCCAGGTGTTGGAGTCCCAGGTGTTGGGGTCCCAGGTGTTGGAGTCCCAGGTGTTGGAGTCCCAGGTGTTGGGGTCCCAGGTGTTGGAGTCCCAG GAGCTGTGTCACCAGCTGCAGCCGCTAAAGCAGCCGCCAAAGCAGCCAAATATG gGGCCAGGGCCGGAGTGGGAGTTGGAGGCATTCCCACTTACGGGGTTGGAGCCGGGGGCTTTCCTGGTTACGGTATCGGAGCCGGAGCTGTTCCCGGAGCTGCCCTTTCCC ctGCAGCCCAGGCAGCTGCGGCCGCTCAGGCAGCAGCCGCGGCCAAGGCAGCCAAGTTCG GTGCTGGAGGAGCAGGAGCCTTGGGAGGTCTGGTGCCAGGGGTCGGAGACGGAGTGGCAGGTGTCCCAGGCACAGGAGTGGTGCCAG GAGCAGGGATTCCAGCCGCTGCAGCCGCCAAAGCCGCTGCCAAAGCCGCCCAGTTTG GGTTAGGGCCCGGTATTGGCGTGGGTCCCGGTGTGGGTCCCGGCGTGGGTCCTGGCATTGGTCCTGGTATTGGCATTGTCCCCGGTGCTGTTACAG gaGTAGGGGCCCCCGCTGCAGCCAAAGCCGCTGCGAAAGCAGCCGCCAAAGCCCAGTTCC GGGCTGCAGCTGGGCTTCCTGCTGGCGTTCCTGGATTAGGGGTTGGTGCCGGCGTTCCTGGATTCGGAGTTGGTGCTGGCGTTCCTGGATTCGGAGTTGGTGCTGGTGTTCCCGGATTTGGGGCAGGTGCAG tACCTGGAACCCTGGCTGCGGCTAAGGCAGCCAAATATG GAGCGGGAGGGGTCGGGGCTCTCGGCGGAGTAGGTGTCCCAGGCGGTGTGGCAG GAGTTGGGCCTGACGCCTCAGCCGCTGCTGCCAAAGCCGCTGCCAAAGCCGCCCAGTTTG GCCTCGGGGGAGCCGGAGCCCTGGGAGCCGGGGGGCTCGGAGTTGGGGGGCTCGGAGCCGCAGGGGCCATCCCAGGGGTTGGAGGCTTTGGAG GTGTGCCCCCAGCCGCAGCTGCTAAAGCAGCGAAATTCG GAGTTGCAGCAAGACCTGGCTTCGGACTGTCTCCTATTTTCCCAG GTGCTGGAGCCGGGGGCCTGGGCATTGGCG GCAAACCTCCCAAGCCCTACGGAGGGGCCCTGGGAGCCCTGGGATTCCAAG GTGGGGCCTGCCTGGGGAAATCCTGTGGCCGGAAGAGAAAGTGA
- the ELN gene encoding elastin isoform X2, translating to MAGLRAAALRPGVLLLLLSITHPSQPGGVPGAVPGGVPGGVFYPGAGLGGLGGGALGPGGKPPKPGAGLLGAFGPGLGAFPAGTFPGALVPGGAAGAAAAYKAAKAGAGLGGVGGVGGVGGIGGVGGLGVSTGAVVPQAGAGVGVGAGAKPGKVPGVGLPGVYPGGVLPGTGARFPGVGVLPGVPTGTGVKAKTPGGGGAFAGIPGVGPFGGQQPGVPLGYPIKAPKLPGYGPGGVAGAGGKAGYPTGTGVGSQAAAAAAAAKAAKYGAGGAGVLPGVGGGGIPGAIPGIGGIAGAGAPAAAAKAAAKAAKYGAAGGLVPGGPGFGPGVIGVPGVGVPGVGVPGVGVPGVGVPGVGVPGVGVPGVGVPGVGVPGVGVPGVGVPGVGVPGAVSPAAAAKAAAKAAKYGARAGVGVGGIPTYGVGAGGFPGYGIGAGAVPGAALSPAAQAAAAAQAAAAAKAAKFGAGGAGALGGLVPGVGDGVAGVPGTGVVPGAGIPAAAAAKAAAKAAQFGLGPGIGVGPGVGPGVGPGIGPGIGIVPGAVTGVGAPAAAKAAAKAAAKAQFRAAAGLPAGVPGLGVGAGVPGFGVGAGVPGFGVGAGVPGFGAGAVPGTLAAAKAAKYGAGGVGALGGVGVPGGVAGVGPDASAAAAKAAAKAAQFGLGGAGALGAGGLGVGGLGAAGAIPGVGGFGGVPPAAAAKAAKFGVAARPGFGLSPIFPGAGAGGLGIGGKPPKPYGGALGALGFQGGACLGKSCGRKRK from the exons ATGGCGGGTCTGAGAGCTGCAGCCCTGCGGCCCGGAGTCCTTCTGCTCCTGCTGTCCATCACCCACCCCTCGCAGCCTGGAG GGGTCCCAGGGGCTGTTCCTGGTGGAGTTCCCGGAGGTGTCTTTTACCCAG GTGCTGGTCTCGGAGGTCTGGGAGGAGGAG ctCTGGGGCCTGGAGGCAAACCGCCCAAGCCAG GGGCTGGACTCCTGGGAGCGTTCGGGCCAG GGCTCGGGGCCTTTCCTGCAGGCACCTTCCCGGGGGCTCTGGTGCCCGGTGGAGCAGCGGGGGCCGCTGCGGCCTATAAAGCTGCCAAGGCTG GTGCTGGGCTTGGTGGCGTCGGTGGCGTCGGCGGGGTCGGCGGCATTGGTGGCGTCGGTGGCTTAGGAGTGTCTACAG GCGCGGTGGTGCCTCAGGCTGGAGCCGGAGTTGGAGTCGGAGCCGGAGCGAAGCCTGGGAAAGTGCCCG GTGTGGGGCTGCCAGGTGTCTATCCAGGAGGAGTGCTCCCAGGAACAG GAGCTCGGTTCCCAGGTGTGGGGGTGCTCCCCGGGGTTCCCACCGGAACCGGAGTCAAGGCCAAGACCCCAG GTGGAGGCGGAGCTTTTGCTGGAATCCCAG GAGTTGGACCCTTTGGGGGCCAGCAGCCTGGCGTCCCGCTGGGGTACCCCATCAAGGCACCCAAACTGCCAG GCTATGGGCCCGGAGGAGTGGCTGGTGCCGGAGGCAAGGCTGGGTACCCCACGGGGACAG gagtTGGTTCCCaggctgcagcagcagcagcagcggctaAAGCAGCAAAGTATG GTGCCGGAGGAGCCGGGGTTCTCCCTGGTGTTGGAGGCGGCGGCATTCCCGGCGCAATTCCTGGGATTGGAGGCATCGCAG GTGCAGGGGCACCAGCTGCTGCAGCAAAGGCCGCCGCGAAGGCAGCTAAGTACG GAGCTGCTGGAGGCTTGGTGCCCGGTGGGCCAGGCTTTGGCCCGGGAGTCATAGGTGTCCCAGGAGTTGGAGTCCCAGGTGTTGGAGTCCCAGGAGTTGGAGTCCCAGGTGTTGGAGTCCCAGGTGTTGGGGTCCCAGGTGTTGGAGTCCCAGGTGTTGGGGTCCCAGGTGTTGGAGTCCCAGGTGTTGGAGTCCCAGGTGTTGGGGTCCCAGGTGTTGGAGTCCCAG GAGCTGTGTCACCAGCTGCAGCCGCTAAAGCAGCCGCCAAAGCAGCCAAATATG gGGCCAGGGCCGGAGTGGGAGTTGGAGGCATTCCCACTTACGGGGTTGGAGCCGGGGGCTTTCCTGGTTACGGTATCGGAGCCGGAGCTGTTCCCGGAGCTGCCCTTTCCC ctGCAGCCCAGGCAGCTGCGGCCGCTCAGGCAGCAGCCGCGGCCAAGGCAGCCAAGTTCG GTGCTGGAGGAGCAGGAGCCTTGGGAGGTCTGGTGCCAGGGGTCGGAGACGGAGTGGCAGGTGTCCCAGGCACAGGAGTGGTGCCAG GAGCAGGGATTCCAGCCGCTGCAGCCGCCAAAGCCGCTGCCAAAGCCGCCCAGTTTG GGTTAGGGCCCGGTATTGGCGTGGGTCCCGGTGTGGGTCCCGGCGTGGGTCCTGGCATTGGTCCTGGTATTGGCATTGTCCCCGGTGCTGTTACAG gaGTAGGGGCCCCCGCTGCAGCCAAAGCCGCTGCGAAAGCAGCCGCCAAAGCCCAGTTCC GGGCTGCAGCTGGGCTTCCTGCTGGCGTTCCTGGATTAGGGGTTGGTGCCGGCGTTCCTGGATTCGGAGTTGGTGCTGGCGTTCCTGGATTCGGAGTTGGTGCTGGTGTTCCCGGATTTGGGGCAGGTGCAG tACCTGGAACCCTGGCTGCGGCTAAGGCAGCCAAATATG GAGCGGGAGGGGTCGGGGCTCTCGGCGGAGTAGGTGTCCCAGGCGGTGTGGCAG GAGTTGGGCCTGACGCCTCAGCCGCTGCTGCCAAAGCCGCTGCCAAAGCCGCCCAGTTTG GCCTCGGGGGAGCCGGAGCCCTGGGAGCCGGGGGGCTCGGAGTTGGGGGGCTCGGAGCCGCAGGGGCCATCCCAGGGGTTGGAGGCTTTGGAG GTGTGCCCCCAGCCGCAGCTGCTAAAGCAGCGAAATTCG GAGTTGCAGCAAGACCTGGCTTCGGACTGTCTCCTATTTTCCCAG GTGCTGGAGCCGGGGGCCTGGGCATTGGCG GCAAACCTCCCAAGCCCTACGGAGGGGCCCTGGGAGCCCTGGGATTCCAAG GTGGGGCCTGCCTGGGGAAATCCTGTGGCCGGAAGAGAAAGTGA
- the ELN gene encoding elastin isoform X3, with protein sequence MAGLRAAALRPGVLLLLLSITHPSQPGGVPGAVPGGVPGGVFYPGAGLGGLGGGALGPGGKPPKPGAGLLGAFGPGLGAFPAGTFPGALVPGGAAGAAAAYKAAKAGAGLGGVGGVGGVGGIGGVGGLGVSTGAVVPQAGAGVGVGAGAKPGKVPGVGLPGVYPGGVLPGTGARFPGVGVLPGVPTGTGVKAKTPGGGGAFAGIPGVGPFGGQQPGVPLGYPIKAPKLPGGYGLPYSTGKLPFGYGPGGVAGAGGKAGYPTGTGVGSQAAAAAAAAKAAKYGAGGAGVLPGVGGGGIPGAIPGIGGIAGAGAPAAAAKAAAKAAKYGAAGGLVPGGPGFGPGVIGVPGVGVPGVGVPGVGVPGVGVPGVGVPGVGVPGVGVPGVGVPGVGVPGVGVPGVGVPGAVSPAAAAKAAAKAAKYGARAGVGVGGIPTYGVGAGGFPGYGIGAGAVPGAALSPAAQAAAAAQAAAAAKAAKFGAGGAGALGGLVPGVGDGVAGVPGTGVVPGAGIPAAAAAKAAAKAAQFGLGPGIGVGPGVGPGVGPGIGPGIGIVPGAVTGVGAPAAAKAAAKAAAKAQFRAAAGLPAGVPGLGVGAGVPGFGVGAGVPGFGVGAGVPGFGAGAVPGTLAAAKAAKYGAGGVGALGGVGVPGGVAGVGPDASAAAAKAAAKAAQFGVPPAAAAKAAKFGVAARPGFGLSPIFPGAGAGGLGIGGKPPKPYGGALGALGFQGGACLGKSCGRKRK encoded by the exons ATGGCGGGTCTGAGAGCTGCAGCCCTGCGGCCCGGAGTCCTTCTGCTCCTGCTGTCCATCACCCACCCCTCGCAGCCTGGAG GGGTCCCAGGGGCTGTTCCTGGTGGAGTTCCCGGAGGTGTCTTTTACCCAG GTGCTGGTCTCGGAGGTCTGGGAGGAGGAG ctCTGGGGCCTGGAGGCAAACCGCCCAAGCCAG GGGCTGGACTCCTGGGAGCGTTCGGGCCAG GGCTCGGGGCCTTTCCTGCAGGCACCTTCCCGGGGGCTCTGGTGCCCGGTGGAGCAGCGGGGGCCGCTGCGGCCTATAAAGCTGCCAAGGCTG GTGCTGGGCTTGGTGGCGTCGGTGGCGTCGGCGGGGTCGGCGGCATTGGTGGCGTCGGTGGCTTAGGAGTGTCTACAG GCGCGGTGGTGCCTCAGGCTGGAGCCGGAGTTGGAGTCGGAGCCGGAGCGAAGCCTGGGAAAGTGCCCG GTGTGGGGCTGCCAGGTGTCTATCCAGGAGGAGTGCTCCCAGGAACAG GAGCTCGGTTCCCAGGTGTGGGGGTGCTCCCCGGGGTTCCCACCGGAACCGGAGTCAAGGCCAAGACCCCAG GTGGAGGCGGAGCTTTTGCTGGAATCCCAG GAGTTGGACCCTTTGGGGGCCAGCAGCCTGGCGTCCCGCTGGGGTACCCCATCAAGGCACCCAAACTGCCAG GTGGCTATGGACTGCCCTACAGCACTGGGAAACTGCCGTTCG GCTATGGGCCCGGAGGAGTGGCTGGTGCCGGAGGCAAGGCTGGGTACCCCACGGGGACAG gagtTGGTTCCCaggctgcagcagcagcagcagcggctaAAGCAGCAAAGTATG GTGCCGGAGGAGCCGGGGTTCTCCCTGGTGTTGGAGGCGGCGGCATTCCCGGCGCAATTCCTGGGATTGGAGGCATCGCAG GTGCAGGGGCACCAGCTGCTGCAGCAAAGGCCGCCGCGAAGGCAGCTAAGTACG GAGCTGCTGGAGGCTTGGTGCCCGGTGGGCCAGGCTTTGGCCCGGGAGTCATAGGTGTCCCAGGAGTTGGAGTCCCAGGTGTTGGAGTCCCAGGAGTTGGAGTCCCAGGTGTTGGAGTCCCAGGTGTTGGGGTCCCAGGTGTTGGAGTCCCAGGTGTTGGGGTCCCAGGTGTTGGAGTCCCAGGTGTTGGAGTCCCAGGTGTTGGGGTCCCAGGTGTTGGAGTCCCAG GAGCTGTGTCACCAGCTGCAGCCGCTAAAGCAGCCGCCAAAGCAGCCAAATATG gGGCCAGGGCCGGAGTGGGAGTTGGAGGCATTCCCACTTACGGGGTTGGAGCCGGGGGCTTTCCTGGTTACGGTATCGGAGCCGGAGCTGTTCCCGGAGCTGCCCTTTCCC ctGCAGCCCAGGCAGCTGCGGCCGCTCAGGCAGCAGCCGCGGCCAAGGCAGCCAAGTTCG GTGCTGGAGGAGCAGGAGCCTTGGGAGGTCTGGTGCCAGGGGTCGGAGACGGAGTGGCAGGTGTCCCAGGCACAGGAGTGGTGCCAG GAGCAGGGATTCCAGCCGCTGCAGCCGCCAAAGCCGCTGCCAAAGCCGCCCAGTTTG GGTTAGGGCCCGGTATTGGCGTGGGTCCCGGTGTGGGTCCCGGCGTGGGTCCTGGCATTGGTCCTGGTATTGGCATTGTCCCCGGTGCTGTTACAG gaGTAGGGGCCCCCGCTGCAGCCAAAGCCGCTGCGAAAGCAGCCGCCAAAGCCCAGTTCC GGGCTGCAGCTGGGCTTCCTGCTGGCGTTCCTGGATTAGGGGTTGGTGCCGGCGTTCCTGGATTCGGAGTTGGTGCTGGCGTTCCTGGATTCGGAGTTGGTGCTGGTGTTCCCGGATTTGGGGCAGGTGCAG tACCTGGAACCCTGGCTGCGGCTAAGGCAGCCAAATATG GAGCGGGAGGGGTCGGGGCTCTCGGCGGAGTAGGTGTCCCAGGCGGTGTGGCAG GAGTTGGGCCTGACGCCTCAGCCGCTGCTGCCAAAGCCGCTGCCAAAGCCGCCCAGTTTG GTGTGCCCCCAGCCGCAGCTGCTAAAGCAGCGAAATTCG GAGTTGCAGCAAGACCTGGCTTCGGACTGTCTCCTATTTTCCCAG GTGCTGGAGCCGGGGGCCTGGGCATTGGCG GCAAACCTCCCAAGCCCTACGGAGGGGCCCTGGGAGCCCTGGGATTCCAAG GTGGGGCCTGCCTGGGGAAATCCTGTGGCCGGAAGAGAAAGTGA